The genomic segment TGACTTCTTTCCTTTTTAGATAATACTTAATTTTCCATATGtcatatttaagaccacaagattaaagagcattttgatatatttgacacaactttaatttaaggtcacaagattcaaaagttttctttattttcttaaatgtgtcaagtcaaagtaggtaattttttttaaaacggagAAAGCATTTTTTTAATAGGCATGTCATCTCAATTTGTGACTGATAAAAtcaaacggagggagtactataaTACTTCATCATTTTTACTcgtcattaatttttaattaaatttttatttttatttttatttattatttttaaaattttaacataaaataaaagaaaattatattatatttttaatattagttaTTTATTCTTCAAATCATTATTATGAATACTAAACATTAGATAGTATGGtaagataattattttattaattatttttcgtAATAAGTGCGTCAAGACAAattatgacaaataaaaataggtgaaaagaGTAACAACCGCATCGAATatcacaaaaattacaaaaaaaaaaataaaaaattattgtataaaatagcAATAAGAAATTAAAAGTAATGTAATTGTGGGGCTCGAAGGTGTAAAAAGTCTCTATTCCGTCTCCTTGAAAAATAATTTGGTGCCTTTATGGATACAAAACAATAATAAGTGTCCCAATCGCAAATTAAAGTACAAGTTTTTATCACAAAAATTACAAATCCTTTCTCGATGACATAAATATCACTTAAATCCATAGCAACTTAAAAGTTACTCACTCGTCCCATTTTATGTATTGCTATTTGATCGAATACgaagtttaaaaataaatgatgactttataaagtttataaaattacCTCTATTaaagtttactttttaattatcttttcttatttagaaattatttaattacATAATTTTCATTTGCTATTTGATCGAATACgaagtttaaaaataaatgatgactttataaaatttataaaattacctctattaaagtttactttttaattatctttttctaTAAAGTGAAACccactaaaaataaaatgaaaattatgtaattaaataatttctaaataagaaaagataacaTTCGTTTTAGACGGATAAAAAAAAAATGGCAAGACAGGGAGTACTATCTTTCTTTTTCATTACGTGAAAAACACTTAACTATACCtatatcaatttaaaaatcatttggGTTGAAAATGCACAAATGCAGTAAAAAATCATCAGATATTTTGAACTTGCAATGTCGTATCAGCTTTACTTatgtgtaaaaaagaaaaataaaaaaggaacgAATTTTAGGATATGAACCTATATTTGAGTAATCTATCATGAAATTTACTTGATTTTAACTAGGACCAAAAGAAACTAAATTGTTTTGTAACAAAAATGTTGGCTGCAGCTGTATCTATGTCTTCCAATTTTGAATGTGTACAAATAGgtatttaattacatataaaattaaataaatagacaCACATATCTTACGTGGCGTCCTACTTGACGTCTCATGCAAATTATTACATAGGACACATATGGTTACTAgttcaactttatataaatttatttatctactTATACGAAACCAAAGGATATAAATACTAGTTAAAGCTCAAGGGTATGGGAtgtattatgaaaaaaaaaaaaaatccagttGTTGATGACATACCATGTGAAAAGAAGACAAGCTAGTGATAATTGCCTGCTAGGGGGTGCTTTTTGAATGTCATCACCAGTGCAGTAGCAATAGCTGCAGCCTCCAACAAGATTAGCAAGAATATGAGCTGCTGCTAGAAGACCCGCAGCAGCTAACCCTAGAATAAATGCATCATGGCTAGGCTCTTTACACTCGAAAATCCATAGCTTCAAGTGTTTTTCCTTTCCAAAAACAtaccaaaaagaaaatttaagttGATGCATTACATGTGTAAATCTTGATTACCGATAGACTTCGTGACAAATGTTACTTCTCTGTTTAAAAAGAAATGAactatttttgtttaatttgttttaaaatgaATGAtctttctctaaaaaaaaatactttaattttaacttttcaaacaTGCTTAacatcacaaaattaaaaaatattttgatacatttgacataaaattcaaaaatctttcttttttttttttaattttacgtcaaatcaaattaaattattttttctttttgacatgGAGAGAGTAGCTGATAATATGATAAATGATTTAATAGGCACtgacatattaaaaaaaatagattttggtTACTGTCTATTGTTTATTTTCATGAAGTTTTCTTTCAGATTCTGTTTGTTTTGAGTACGAGGTTTTTCGAAAACAGCCTATACCTGACTCAAGCTCTATTTTGTATAACTAGACTGGATATATTGTTATAGTTGGATATAAAAAGTGtgatatttgaaattaaaaagaaaataataattgaaaacaagaagttgaaagagaattttGGAGTTGAAGTAGGACGTGcatttaatttgaaaaaagaataCTAGAAGTTTCgtaagttgaatttttttttaactttaattaCTCAGAAAACCCACTTTTTCAAATTTAACACTAATCTtcaatgtttttctttttaaaaaaatatgatgttTTTAGTGCATCTAAATGTCCTTTATTAACAAatgatgttttgaaatttttttttgaaaacaaaaaaaagaaaaaaaatcatgttaGCTGGCCTCTTAATTTGATCTGTACATTCCACTCTTAcaatgtataatttttttaactttaatttaATCGACTATTTTGTTTATAATacggtattattttatttttcaagttatCATATCAAGCTTAATCAAGCTTATTATAAAGAGTGACTTATTATTGTAGGCCAATTTAAGTTGATGGCATACAAAAGTTTATTCactaataatacaaaaaatttaaactcCGTGATAAAAATGTTTAAAAGAAGATTAAAcgataaaatatcatcaaaatgaATATTTTTCTAGGAGGATTTGAAGGAAGCCTTTCTTATCTTTTTACTTGGTCTTGTAATTTTTGGTACAATAATGAGATTGCCATTGCAagataatatatgtatatgtatttatttttgtaccTGGTTTTGAGCTGCTTCTGCTTTTATTCCAAGAAGACCAGCTAGAGCATCTAAAGCCAC from the Capsicum annuum cultivar UCD-10X-F1 chromosome 9, UCD10Xv1.1, whole genome shotgun sequence genome contains:
- the LOC107841909 gene encoding protein DESIGUAL 3, which gives rise to MANKLFGIFACIVIVALDALAGLLGIKAEAAQNQEKHLKLWIFECKEPSHDAFILGLAAAGLLAAAHILANLVGGCSYCYCTGDDIQKAPPSRQLSLACLLFTWIIMAGGMGMLVIGTMANNKSRSSCGLLHRHFFSIGGILCFAHAIFSVAYYATSTVTLA